CTTGACACTATATGTCATTGACGTGTCTGCAGGCGATAAAATTCCTCGCAAAGGCGGCCCTGGTATCATGAAATCGGACTTACTTATTATCAATAAAACCGACCTTGCTCCTTTCGTAGGCGCGTCACTTGAGGTGATGGCACATGATGCCAAAAAAATGCGCGGTGATAAGCCTGTGGTATTCAGTAACATGAAAACAGGCGAAGGTCTTGATGACATTGTTGCTTTTATCTTAGATAAAGGCATGTTAAGTGTGGCGTAGAATTCCTTAGGTAATGGCATTAATAAGTGCTCTACAAACCGCTGATGGATCAGTGGATTATCAGTCAGTTTTTATATCGATTTGTTTATTTATTAAGGATTTATCATGACAACATACACAGCCAAAACGATGACACGCAAAAACCTCTTCCAAAAAACCACCATAATCAGTGGCTTAGCATTGTTATCGTTGCTACCAACACTCGCATTTGCTCACCCTGGGCATGAGTTGATGGCAGCAGATGGCTCATTTAGCCTTTCAATATTGTCTGGTATGTTGCACCCTTTGACTGGGTTCGACCATCTGATGTTAGCGCTGGGCATGGGCATGCTATTTACTCAAATGCACAGCTTTAAAAAAGGCTTTGTAGCACTGTTAATTGGTCTAGTAACAGGATTTGTACTGAGTTTAAGTGTGAGCTTGAATAGCCTATTTATTGAATACGGTATTCTACTCTCTATCGTACTACTGACCATGGCACTTATGAGCCGCTACTTTAATGTGGCATTGAATCAAGGCCACGAGATGTCCGTCAAAACCGTGTATAAATTCTTAGTCATTGGCTTTGGTGCGCTTGCTATGTTCCACGGTGCTGCTCATGCAATCGAAGTGCCTGCAAACAGTAATACCGCTGGCTTCTTTACGGGTATGATTGTTGCCATGCTAGGTCTATATACTATCGGCAAAGGATTTGCCACTTATCTAAACACTCACCTGCAAGACAGTTTGATTATTCAACGTGTTATAGCTGTTGTCGGTTTATGCGGTGTGCTGTTAGGGTAACTTTGTTAATTTATACACAGAGTTATTTAACACGGTAGTAAGTTGAAGTGTAATGCATGCAGATGACATCTGTATAAATTGCATTGTGACATTGCCTTATGACTCTAAGCTTATGGCAGCGCTTAAAGAAACTCTTAAAGAAATAAGGCCGCTCAAGCGACCGCTTAGCTCACAGCAGGATTAGCATTCAAAAAGGTTTGGGCTATAAGAAGCTTTAGATAATAAGTATGAAATGGTCATCAGAGAAAAAGAACAAATTAATGTCCTTTTTCTGGCTTTTGGTTTACTTAATGCTTACCAGCTAAAGCCCATACCCATGCCACCAGAGTTCTCATCTTTTGTGAAAGCACCACCGAGACTAAAGCTGGTATTGGGATTAATGACACGCTGATATCCTAAGGAAACCGCTTGCTCGGAGCCCTGAAAACCTGCGCCCACGCCTATACGGTTCTTACCTTGTAGACCTGACGTGCTGGTTGCCATGTTTAACATCGCAGCACTCATCGCACCTTGACGATCAAAACGATCATCAATTTCCTTAAAACGCTGTCCATTGTCTTGCAGATAATTGTGAATAGAGTCATTTAGAGTATTAAATTTAGTATCAGTATAAGTGTTCGAGGTTTCGATAGCGCTTGTTTTTGCGTCTTGTAACTGACTGACATTGACTGCATCATTATCAGCGGTACCATTAGCAACATTGATAATCTGACGCTGGTTAATATCCGAACCAACCGACACTGTGTTTTCACGGTTAGAGCTAGAGTCATTGCCGAGTACCACGGCGTTTTTTGCAGTAGTATTAACATTATTGCCGAGCACAAAAGTATTGTCGCCAGACAAGGTATTATTATTGCCTATACTATAGCTGTTATTGCCACTGACCGTACTTGGATCGCCAATCGCACCTGAATGATTTCCAGTCACTTTATTACCAGTACCAATGCTAATAGCTTGCTCACCGATTGCTTGGGCTCCATCTCCCATTGCAATAGATTGCTTGCCCTGCGCCGCCGCATTAGTGCCTAAAGCCATTGCGTTGTCTCCACTAGCAATCGCTTCTGCAGACGTACCACCATTGATGCTTAGGTATTTATGCTGTGCAGCAATCTCCTGTTTAACGCTCAATACCTGATCATTCGTATAACTTTGTGACGATGCTAGAGTCTCGGTTGCTTTGTCGTCGGTATAGCCTTTTGAGGCGGTTAAAGTTTCAGTTGCTTTACCATCGGTATAGCCTTTTGAGGCGGTTAAAGTTTCAGTTGCTTTACCATCGGTATAGCCTTTTGAGGCGGTTAAAGTTTCAGTTGCTTTACCATCGGTGTAACCTTTTGAGGCGGTTAAAGTTTCAGTCGCTTTGCCGTCGGTATAGCCTTTTGAGGCGGTTAAAGTTTCAGTTGCTTTGCCGTCGGTGTAACCTTTGGAGGCGGTTAAAGTTTCAGTTGCTTTGCCATCGGTGTAACCTTTTGAGGCGGTTAAAGTTTCAGTTGCTTTGCCGTCGGTGTAACCTTTTGAGGCGGTCAAAGTTTCAGTTGCTTTGCCGTCGGTATAGCCTTTTGAGGCGGTTAAAGTTTCAGTTGCTTTGCCGTCGGTGTAACCTTTTGAGGCGGTCAAAGTTTCAGTTGCTTTGCCGTCAGTGTAACCTTTTGAGGCGGTCAAAGTTTCAGTCGCTTTGCCATCGGTGTAACCTTTGGAGGCGGTTAAAGTTTCAGTTGCTTTGCCGTCGGTGTAACCTTTTGAGGCGGTCAAAGTTTCAGTCGCTTTGTCGTCGGTATAGCCTTTTGAGGCGGTTAAAGTTTCAGTTGCTTTACCATCGGTATAGCCTTTTGAGGCGGTTAAAGTTTCAGTTGCTTTGCCGTCGGTATAGCCTTTTGAGGCGGTTAAAGTTTCAGTTGCTTTACCATCGGTATAGCCTTTTGAGGCGGTTAAAGTTTCAGTTGCTTTACCATCGGTGTAACCTTTTGAGGCGGTCAAAGTTTCAGTCGCTTTGCCGTCGGTATAGCCTTTTGAGGCGGTTAAAGTTTCAGTTGCTTTGCCATCGGTGTAACCTTTTGAGGCGGTTAAAGTTTCAGTTGCTTTGCCGTCGGTGTAACCTTTGAGGCAGTTAAGGTTTCAGTCGCTTTGTCGTCGGTATATCGTTTATTTACCGCATCTGTATCATTTATTGCATCTGCCACGTTAGTGATACGTTTTTCGAAACCCTTGCTACCAACTGAAATCGTATCTCTTTCATCTGCAATGGAGAAACTACCGATGGCGGTTGCGCCTGTCGCAGTGGCTTGGCTATTACTGCCAAACACGCTGCTGTCTTTACCTGATGCGGTATTCTGATAACCAACTGCAACACTATAGTCACCCTCTGATGTATTTTCAAAACCGACGGCACTACTGTCTTTACCTGATGCTTTATTATTATAACCGACGGCACTGCTATTTACATTCGAGGCGGTATTTTTATAGCCAATTGCACTGCTATTTATGTTCGATGCCGTGTTGTTATAACCAAATGCACTACTATAACCCTCTGAGGCGATATTATTAGATCCTACCGCACTACTATTGATACGCGATGCGGTATTGTTATAACCAACGGCACTACTGTACTTAACTGATGCTTCATTATTAGCACCTAACGCACTACTATAATCACCTGATGCTACATTAGTATAACCAACCGCACTGCTATAACCACCCGAAGACTTATTGAAAAATCCCACTGCATTGCTAGAGTTACCTGTTGCTTCATTTGCATGACCTAGCGCACTAGTCGCTTCATTTGAAGCTTTATTGTCAATACCTAAAGCACTGCTATTGAGACCGTCTGCTGCATTATTTATTCCACAGGCTAGTGCAATTACACCTGTTGCTGTACTTCCTCCAGAGACAGGATCCGTTACGCATACCACGCCTGCCCACACTGTAGAGCCACTGATCGCTGCGATACTGAAGGCAAGCCCTTTCACAGTCAACATCTTATAGTCATTTGAGCGAGCTATCTGGGCGATAGTGCCAGTCATGCCACTGGTCTTACCAGCGCTCTTAGTATTTTCAGATACCACCACTATACAACCTAGTGATTGACTCCAAATCTTTTTAAATACTTTATTCATAGCTCGCTCCATAAGTCCAAAAACTACTCGTTGATAAAATCAAGGCTATCTATGCCACTTACATTAACCATGCTCGTAAATGACAGCTGTCACTTATTAAAGCACAAAGCTAACATACCTGTATATTTATATTAAAGGATGTTTAATCTTCAAGGCTGTCTTAGATAAGCAAAATAATCTGGGATAGTTTTATGGGAAAATAGCGTTATGAGTAAGATTCACCCACCCAAATGCTCACTGCACAGTGAGTATAACGATTGTTATATCGGTAAGAGTGAGCGCGTCTGGTAGGATTACAAGTGCCGTTATGGCACTCGCAAGGTCTGGCAGCAGATCAACCTGATGGCGTATCTAAGGAAATTTGGCATGGCAAAGAGAGTGTTGAACAAGTAACCATTGAGTAGATGGACTGATTTCATAACCCAAACAATCTACCTAAATGATTCACTCACGTAAATCATCCACGACCGCCAACATAGCCACTAATGAAGCTTCCCCTAATTTCATAGAGCGCTCTGGTGACCAACCCGTATCCGCATCGGGGACATTATTGTTGTCTATAAATGGCATCTCCAAGGTATTGGCAAGGCAGTCAAAGCGTTCGGCAACCCAGTGAGTGGCAAGCGTCATGTTCGCAGTGCCCGGTGCATCAACGTCATAGCCCTCTTCCGTCTGAAAGTCGGCACTGGCGATCTTTAACACTTCTGAGAATCTATCGCGTAGACGTGCGAGGCGGTCGCTATAATTTGGCGTACCCTGCGAGCCAGCAAGGAACACAAAAGGTATTTCTTCATCTCCGTGTACATCATAAAACAAGTCAACGCCCGTTTCTTCCATTTTATTAATGACATGAAAGACTTCTGGGCTGGTTTCCAAACTTGGATTTGACCAAGCACGGTTTAGGTTAGTCCCGACTGCGTTGGTACGCAGATGCCCGCGCATGCTGCCATCTGGGTTCATATTGGGCACGATGTAAAAGTTAGCTTTATCTAATAATAATTTACCCGTGGCATTATCACCATCTAATAGGCTATGCAGTAGACCATCGACCAACCATTCGGCCATCGTTTCACCAGGATGTTGACGTGCCGTAATCCAAATATTGCGTTTAGGCGCATCGTTATTGCTAGCGCCATCACTAATTTTGACTAAGGTTAAATCGCGCTTATCAAGGGTCTCCCCTAAATGCTCTAACGTCACTAATGGATGCATTTGTACTGCTGCTAATAAATCTTGATGACGCTCATCACTGTAAGGAGCAAAAAAAGCAATTTGAATGGTTTCACATTCCAACTCTGCCGTTATGGTTAGTTTACCGTCTTTATAAGAGGTGGGCAGACGAAACCAATAGTCGCGATCGTACGATGCCACCGCTTGGTAATTCTCCCACCCTGCAGGAAATGCTGCATCCCCTGCATTCATAATATTGAGCACATATTGTTCGCCAACTTGACCTGTCAGGCGAAAATTAAACCACTGAAAAAACTCGCCACCGACGTCCGGACGAATAGCCAATTGGATATTTTTTTTATCTTCTAAATTAATAACCTCAATATTACCAGCATCGAAATTAGCAGTGATATGCATAAAATTTCCTTAATTATTTTTTAGATATCTTAGTGAGTATTTGTAAAGCACCTGAGCATAAACGATTAAAAACAAGCAGGATAGAGACGCTAACAAATCATCTTAAAAAATAGTAAAAATAATTATTAATAATTGTAGCACCGCTGCTTTTTTTAATTAAAATAACGTAAAAACATTCCAAGCACTATGACAGGCATAGCATTAGCCAATTTTTTATATTTATCACATTACTGAATGAATGTGTCAGATATTGGATATTATAGCTCATAATCCTATATAGCACTGTTCATCATATATAGTACTATTCTCTATAGCTACAAAAACCACTCAATTGGTAGCCATCCTACTACTGTTAAAATAATGTTAAGCAGGGCACTTTGCCCAGGCTCCGAGACGCTCATCGATCCAGACGAGCCTTCCATTACACTGCTCTACTCGCCAAGTAAGGCCAACCATGCCTTGGTCAAATGCTTCGTTCAGTTTCTGTGCCATCTGTTCACTGTTAATCATTAAACCCATTTCGGTATTGAGCGCAGTCGAACGGGGGTCAAAATTGAACGAGCCAATAAAAATGCGCTTTCCATCTACCGCAAAGGTTTTCGCGTGAAGACTGGCTTTTGACGATCTGAACGGTCCTAGATGGTCAGCGGGTGCACCAGACGCAGCTTGGCTACGTAGCTCAAAAAGGCTGACGCCACTTTCAAGCATAGCCTTGCTTTGTTGTTATTTTATTAGCTAGCGAGCTGAAGATTTTTTACGTTACCCATAAGTGCGCTAAGATTTTTCTCAAGCTTACTTTTTTCTAGCTTCATTCTTACGACAACCTTAATAATCTCATCAGCTATCTCCTTATTGCCTTCAGCCACTGCCTGCTGCAATGCTAGGCCTTCACGCATAATAGCAACCCTTAAAGGCTCGATCTTATAAATAATACGATTGATAGATTTATGCAGATCCGACTGTCTATAGCACTCTTTTACCTTAGATGATTTATATAAGAGACTGTTTTTATCACTTTTTGCGCGGGCTAACGTCTCGATATAATCAGCCGCTATCTTGTCAGCATAATCATCTTGAATACCAATCTCTAAAATATTTTTTACTAATATGATATCGATTTTTTCTAATTCAGTCTCTTTAATGGCACTTTTTAACATTTCAAACAGTCCTTCGTAAATGTTGGGATTAGGGGTGAATTAAGTGGTTATCGCGTATAAAAAGCAAAGCTATCGGCGTCACTATAATTAGCACGTGGATTCGTTGTTTGCGCACTCTTATATTCATACTCGTATAAAAGTTACTTTAACAACCATGCGAATCAATTCGTAATTGAGCTCACTCAAGAATATTTATATAGTGATACACTTATGTTCATTCTAACCTAAGAGTACAAGTGTACACAATAGGCACTCAACCCTTTTGATACAAAGGTTATGAAAAGCGGCTATCAAACCGCCATAGATTGATATTTATTTTGAGAATAGTACTGTTGAGGTCTATCAAAATGATGAGGGTAAACAACTCCCTCACTATTAGGAATTGTTTAATGACGCGTGGATTCGTGCTGGACATATCTAAAATAGATTGATGAAATATTTACAAAGCAATGAATGAGCTACTTTTACTAAGAAGGGAAAATCACTGGCTCATCGCCATCTTGCCAAGGTTGAAACTTGGTCATGGCTTGTATGAATAATGGATGCGCTAGCCAGTTTTTTAGCCATATTTGCAGCTTCGGATAAGGCAAACTGTAAAAAATGTCACGATCTACATGAGCAAATTGGCGGACAAATGGCATAATACCGATATCTGCAATGGTCATACTATCTCCTAGCAAATAAGTATTTTTAGTAAGCAGTGCTTCTAAAATCTGTAGAAATGCTTCACCTTTTTGCCGATATTCTGTTTGAGTCATTTCAAGATAACGGTCAGCATATTTATAGCGATCTAACCAATGCTTAAACTCCTGATCGTTTTGCTCAATTAACGTATTACCTTGATGCAAAGTCTTAGGGTTCAACAGCTCTTGTGGATCTTGCTGTTCAAGCGCCCACTCCATTATGTCCCGACTCTCTTCGATCACAACACCATCAGCGAGCTGTAAAACGGGCACGGTGCCTTTTGGGCTAATCGCTAGCATGTGCGCAGGCTTATTTTTTAGCGTTATCTCCCGTAGCTCTACCGGCAACTGGGCAAACAACAGACCGAGACGCGCGCGCATGGCATAAGGACAGCGACGAAAAGAGTAAAAACAAGAAAGGGAGTAAGCAGTCATATATTTTTTCACAGTTAAAACGAGATCGGTAGGCTTAGAGTCACTGACATCAAGACTCATTTAGTTTCGTTACTGATCTCTATTAAGGGTTGGTAAAATTAATACTTCAAAGCATTGAACAAAGCCAGTATCATAGCGGCATTGAAAAACCCTTACCTTATTTATTATAAACAAAAGGAAGATATAGTGTCGCAGGCTCAGACAACTATCACAGAAACACCTAATCTCACAAAAGATCAGAACTCTGTATTAAAGATTCTTACGATCATGGGTTATTTAGAAGGTACGTCCTTTTTATTATTACTTTGCATCGCCATGCCGCTAAAGTACATGATGGGTATTGCAGAAGCGGTCACCTACATAGGGATGGCTCATGGCGGATTGTTCATCGCGTATATTTTAATGCTGTTGATAGCCACCACCAAAATCAAAATGCCGCTTTGGGCGATGCCAGCAGGGGTACTCGGATCCTTTTTACCCCTTGGTCCGTTTATATTCGATCATTTATTAAAAAAGAACTTGAATAAAAAAGCTTAAAGCCCCTTAAAAGTAATGTCAAATGACTTACTGAATATGACGAACATTGGTGATTTTAAGATATAGCGCTATTTAAGCGCTGGACGGTATGTATTAATGACTGCTTATGATTATTCGTCAGTCATTAATTTTCCCATAAAAACTATCCACTTACTGCGACTGGCACTTTACGAATCAGCCATAAAAAGTACGCCCCGCCAATGATAGCCGCAATCGTACCCGCAGGCAGCTCATAAGGGAAAATGACATAACGCCCAATCCAGTCTGCTATTACCATCACCCCTGCGCCTAACAAAGCCGCTAATGGCAATTGGCGCTCAAGCCTTACCGCACCGAGTGACGTCGCCAAATGTGGCACCATTAGACCAATAAAGCTCAATGGCCCAACCGCAAGCGTACTGGCAGTACTTAGCGCCGCCACCAACACCAATAACGCGAGTGTCACTGGTGTCACTGCCACCCCTAAATTACGAGCGACCCCTGTACCCAAACCAAGCACTCTTAAGGGTTTGATAAGCAATAAGCTGAGGGCAAATAAAATGAGGGCAATGCCGATAAGATACCACACCGTACTAGGCTGAGCGCTATAAGTCGTTCCCGATAGCCAGCTAAGCATTGCTTCTAGGCGTGGATCACCAGACAGCTTGACCATGTGCATCACCCCATCCATCATCGCGGCAATACCGATACCGACCAGCAGCAGATAGCCAGAACTTACCTTGCGGGCCAGCCAAATCACCAGCAATAACACAGCCATCGCTCCTGATAATCCTGAGATTAATAAAGTACCAGCTCCGGCAGATAGCCCTAAGCTTGGTAGCAGTAAAAACCCTAAGATAACCCCAAGCGCCGCGCCCGAGCTCACACCCAACACTTCTGGACTTGCCATCGGGTTGCGGGTGAGCGTTTGCAATAATACACCAGCGATGGCCAACATCAGACCTGTTGCCGCAGCGCTCAAACTGCGCGGTAGCCGATACTGCTGGGTGATCGCCCAATCGGTACTTAGTCCCCAGCCACTGACGTCTTGGACAAAAACACAGGCAAGTATGATTATCATTACCACGCCAATACCCCAGCGCCACCATGCCACAGGTGTATGCTTGCCCGTTAGCATCGGGGTTACTGTTTCTATCCGCTCACGGCGCTGACGCAAAATCAGCCAGATAATCAGTGGTGCACCAAGAATACCTGTCATTGCCCCTGCTGGAATTTGCATATTTAGTATGGGTTCAAGCAATAGAGCGACATTGCTAGTCAACCATAAAAGTAGTGCCCCTAAGACAAAGGCTGCAAGCAGACGTTTGCTAATAGAAGCGACACCCAGTGCATTAACCAGACTGGCAGCGCCAAGACCGATAAAACCGATTAGACCAACTTCGCTGACCACCAAAGCGGTAACGACCGCCACAATAA
This region of Psychrobacter sp. JCM 18902 genomic DNA includes:
- a CDS encoding glutathione S-transferase, with protein sequence MTAYSLSCFYSFRRCPYAMRARLGLLFAQLPVELREITLKNKPAHMLAISPKGTVPVLQLADGVVIEESRDIMEWALEQQDPQELLNPKTLHQGNTLIEQNDQEFKHWLDRYKYADRYLEMTQTEYRQKGEAFLQILEALLTKNTYLLGDSMTIADIGIMPFVRQFAHVDRDIFYSLPYPKLQIWLKNWLAHPLFIQAMTKFQPWQDGDEPVIFPS
- the fhuB gene encoding Fe(3+)-hydroxamate ABC transporter permease FhuB, yielding MTINTAEQTHHSHTNNTTDYVKPMTSLAASQSPTLKTPSEQHSKLMQKPPNPAPKLPRQPPSVFADTWRIWAVMIILVVLSVWSTWLLINQEWTRPISDLFIPSSQLDIISLATQLHIVATSIVALLAGGLLGVVSILLQQLVKNPLASDTTLGVGVGAQLAMLIVTLFLPSLAIYGGLYVAFVGALISMGLVFVLSAPSRFNPLILILAGLVVNILLAAVANVLVLFFAERSNGMLSWAAGFLAQNSWHTSTMLAITAVMMAVVCLPLLKPLTLMSLDDSQAKRLGVPINGIRALVVLIVAVVTALVVSEVGLIGFIGLGAASLVNALGVASISKRLLAAFVLGALLLWLTSNVALLLEPILNMQIPAGAMTGILGAPLIIWLILRQRRERIETVTPMLTGKHTPVAWWRWGIGVVMIIILACVFVQDVSGWGLSTDWAITQQYRLPRSLSAAATGLMLAIAGVLLQTLTRNPMASPEVLGVSSGAALGVILGFLLLPSLGLSAGAGTLLISGLSGAMAVLLLVIWLARKVSSGYLLLVGIGIAAMMDGVMHMVKLSGDPRLEAMLSWLSGTTYSAQPSTVWYLIGIALILFALSLLLIKPLRVLGLGTGVARNLGVAVTPVTLALLVLVAALSTASTLAVGPLSFIGLMVPHLATSLGAVRLERQLPLAALLGAGVMVIADWIGRYVIFPYELPAGTIAAIIGGAYFLWLIRKVPVAVSG
- a CDS encoding DUF3817 domain-containing protein: MSQAQTTITETPNLTKDQNSVLKILTIMGYLEGTSFLLLLCIAMPLKYMMGIAEAVTYIGMAHGGLFIAYILMLLIATTKIKMPLWAMPAGVLGSFLPLGPFIFDHLLKKNLNKKA
- a CDS encoding ESPR-type extended signal peptide-containing protein produces the protein MNKVFKKIWSQSLGCIVVVSENTKSAGKTSGMTGTIAQIARSNDYKMLTVKGLAFSIAAISGSTVWAGVVCVTDPVSGGSTATGVIALACGINNAADGLNSSALGIDNKASNEATSALGHANEATGNSSNAVGFFNKSSGGYSSAVGYTNVASGDYSSALGANNEASVKYSSAVGYNNTASRINSSAVGSNNIASEGYSSAFGYNNTASNINSSAIGYKNTASNVNSSAVGYNNKASGKDSSAVGFENTSEGDYSVAVGYQNTASGKDSSVFGSNSQATATGATAIGSFSIADERDTISVGSKGFEKRITNVADAINDTDAVNKRYTDDKATETLTASKVTPTAKQLKL
- a CDS encoding M14-type cytosolic carboxypeptidase, with translation MHITANFDAGNIEVINLEDKKNIQLAIRPDVGGEFFQWFNFRLTGQVGEQYVLNIMNAGDAAFPAGWENYQAVASYDRDYWFRLPTSYKDGKLTITAELECETIQIAFFAPYSDERHQDLLAAVQMHPLVTLEHLGETLDKRDLTLVKISDGASNNDAPKRNIWITARQHPGETMAEWLVDGLLHSLLDGDNATGKLLLDKANFYIVPNMNPDGSMRGHLRTNAVGTNLNRAWSNPSLETSPEVFHVINKMEETGVDLFYDVHGDEEIPFVFLAGSQGTPNYSDRLARLRDRFSEVLKIASADFQTEEGYDVDAPGTANMTLATHWVAERFDCLANTLEMPFIDNNNVPDADTGWSPERSMKLGEASLVAMLAVVDDLRE
- a CDS encoding HupE/UreJ family protein; amino-acid sequence: MTTYTAKTMTRKNLFQKTTIISGLALLSLLPTLAFAHPGHELMAADGSFSLSILSGMLHPLTGFDHLMLALGMGMLFTQMHSFKKGFVALLIGLVTGFVLSLSVSLNSLFIEYGILLSIVLLTMALMSRYFNVALNQGHEMSVKTVYKFLVIGFGALAMFHGAAHAIEVPANSNTAGFFTGMIVAMLGLYTIGKGFATYLNTHLQDSLIIQRVIAVVGLCGVLLG
- a CDS encoding YadA family autotransporter adhesin; this translates as MTASKGYTDGKATETLTASKGYTDGKATETLTASKGYTDGKATETLTASKGYTDGKATETLTASKGYTDDKATETLTASKGYTDGKATETLTASKGYTDGKATETLTASKGYTDGKATETLTASKGYTDGKATETLTASKGYTDGKATETLTASKGYTDGKATETLTASKGYTDGKATETLTASKGYTDGKATETLTASKGYTDGKATETLTASKGYTDGKATETLTASKGYTDGKATETLTASKGYTDGKATETLTASKGYTDDKATETLASSQSYTNDQVLSVKQEIAAQHKYLSINGGTSAEAIASGDNAMALGTNAAAQGKQSIAMGDGAQAIGEQAISIGTGNKVTGNHSGAIGDPSTVSGNNSYSIGNNNTLSGDNTFVLGNNVNTTAKNAVVLGNDSSSNRENTVSVGSDINQRQIINVANGTADNDAVNVSQLQDAKTSAIETSNTYTDTKFNTLNDSIHNYLQDNGQRFKEIDDRFDRQGAMSAAMLNMATSTSGLQGKNRIGVGAGFQGSEQAVSLGYQRVINPNTSFSLGGAFTKDENSGGMGMGFSW